A stretch of the Chanos chanos chromosome 1, fChaCha1.1, whole genome shotgun sequence genome encodes the following:
- the ppp1r3c2b gene encoding protein phosphatase 1 regulatory subunit 3C-B-like, with protein sequence MLPADMTVSLRFSGNQPLCHFLGVHPPKPLRPCIQRQVTEKAALSRLHSPASPILNRTTTKSAVKAEASSRSPKRVVFADSKGLSLTAVRLFSQQEECPQIKPLPGRWKLCVVKKDNEVASAQGPRFRLGFQQPSADFQTFRSRLQEALVLLESCTVAERTLRGTVRVRNVCYEKAVQVRVTFDSWATHRDVPCTYLNQHYGIPDTDVFEFDIALPVRLDAQKRIEFCVSYLPDGFSEPVWDNNYGQNYIISVRDRT encoded by the coding sequence ATGTTGCCTGCAGATATGACAGTGAGTTTGCGCTTTAGTGGGAATCAACCACTTTGCCACTTTCTCGGTGTCCACCCCCCAAAACCTCTGCGTCCCTGCATCCAGCGCCAGGTGACAGAGAAAGCCGCTCTGAGTAGGCTGCATAGCCCCGCATCACCCATACTTAACAGGACCACAACCAAAAGCGCAGTAAAGGCAGAGGCGAGCAGCCGCAGCCCAAAACGTGTCGTGTTTGCTGACTCTAAAGGACTGTCCCTTACCGCCGTACGGCTCTTCTCCCAACAAGAAGAATGTCCTCAAATTAAGCCGTTACCAGGGCGGTGGAAGCTTTGTGTGGTTAAAAAGGACAACGAGGTTGCGTCTGCCCAAGGCCCCCGGTTTCGTCTGGGATTTCAGCAGCCTTCGGCGGATTTCCAAACTTTCCGTTCGCGTCTGCAGGAAGCTTTGGTGCTCCTCGAGAGCTGTACGGTCGCAGAGCGCACGCTTCGAGGCACGGTCCGCGTGCGCAACGTCTGTTACGAGAAAGCAGTCCAAGTGCGTGTGACCTTTGACTCGTGGGCCACTCACCGCGACGTTCCGTGCACCTATCTGAATCAGCACTACGGCATACCCGACACTGACGTTTTTGAATTCGACATCGCCCTACCCGTGCGTCTGGACGCGCAGAAACGGATAGAGTTCTGCGTGTCATATTTACCTGATGGATTCAGTGAACCTGTGTGGGACAACAACTATGGACAGAATTATATCATCAGTGTTCGTGACAGAacctaa
- the arid5a gene encoding AT-rich interactive domain-containing protein 5A, with the protein MNRSRFFGLSDLVDCLRRRERKDSSAVPPSADTRSHHSDESDTNAALLCMQHIAFIVNDCNTREMESSESTNGNEESSRSVQSETEERTFVTNLYRFMKDRGTPIERIPHLGFKQINLWKIYKAVETLGGYDSVTAQRLWKNVYDELGGSPGSTSAATCTRRHYERLVLPFERHLKGEEDKPLPPSKPRKQYKKSPEGKSNKTEAKRKRKLTDREGDRDSEKVGPDHHCEMGTCHLSAHWPASSDRSIPDHLDSHSDVVSVGDHSPIAACHMSHQAQGANPETCTRGTSVLLPPGPAEVISPLEKKKRLAQACLTVPTPPGGDDTAERPSVIHHSQPPTCTPHGRTRNSSEGSPLPLSSPSASVSRGSSPYSISSEDSVKTHSPSVAETEKRTPTHFSPGRPSVSSNVGVCKPQSQYPSIKDQTDFSRQHYKEFLQVSPSQGDCVSDKAQRNLPGWGADGRGGARASALKPPPISQYGSPAKPYWSPTASSFTKVLPKSADHWRPASTQPVYKLAHQPHSKRPMPEESLSHMKKAMYTLRFPDKKEKSKPVLAKPLPAPQPLLHPHPGLPYLPPPYDRTGRGDLSEPHLKALPIHPALIQAPLNLPQSQGHLAHRLPLGPIYPAAYESTLRAYPYSVPIWHPHATYSMANLQPFYPNTRL; encoded by the exons ATGAACCGATCGCGATTCTTCGGGCTCTCAGATTTAGTTGATTGTCtaaggagaagggagaggaaagaCTCCAGCGCGGTTCCCCCCTCCGCAGACACCCGCTCGCACCACTCGGATGAATCTGACACGAACGCCGCTCTGCTTTGCATGCAACACATTGCTTTTATAGtaaatgactgt AACACTCGAGAGATGGAGTCGTCAGAATCCACCAATGGCAACGAAGAAAGCTCCCGATCGGTCCAATCAGAGACTGAGGAAAGGACTTTTGTGACCAATCTATACCGGTTCATGAAGGACAGAGGCACGCCCATCGAGAGGATACCTCACCTTGGCTTTAAGCAGA TAAACCTGTGGAAAATCTACAAAGCCGTGGAGACACTGGGCGGATATGATTCG GTGACAGCTCAGAGGTTGTGGAAGAACGTCTATGATGAGTTGGGAGGTAGCCCAGGCAGCACCAGCGCAGCAACCTGTACACGCAGACACTACGAGAG gTTGGTTCTCCCCTTTGAGAGGCATTTGAAGGGTGAGGAGGATAAGCCCCTCCCTCCTTCCAAACCGCGTAAGCAGTACAAGAAGAGCCCAGAGGGAAAGAGCAACAAGACAGAGGctaagaggaagaggaaactGACGGACAGAGAGGGCGATAGAGACTCTGAG AAAGTGGGCCCAGACCACCACTGTGAGATGGGAACCTGCCACCTTTCGGCTCACTGGCCCGCGAGCTCCGACAGATCGATTCCCGACCACCTGGACTCGCACAGCGACGTCGTCTCAGTCGGTGACCACTCTCCCATAGCTGCCTGCCACATGTCCCACCAAGCCCAGGGCGCAAACCCTGAAACGTGCACCAGGGGAACCTCCGTGCTTCTGCCTCCGGGTCCGGCGGAGGTCATCTCCCCCCTGGAGAAGAAAAAACGTCTTGCCCAGGCCTGCCTGACCGTTCCTACTCCTCCAGGAGGGGACGACACGGCGGAGAGGCCCTCCGTCATCCACCACTCCCAGCCCCCAACGTGCACGCCCCACGGACGGACGCGAAACTCCTCCGAGGGCTCTCCGCTCCCCCTCTCGTCTCCTTCCGCCTCCGTCTCCCGCGGCTCCTCGCCTTACTCGATCTCCTCCGAGGACTCGGTGAAAACTCACAGTCCCTCCGTCGCCGAGACGGAGAAACGGACGCCGACGCATTTCAGCCCCGGCCGTCCCTCCGTGTCCAGCAACGTCGGGGTGTGCAAGCCGCAGAGCCAGTACCCCAGCATCAAAGACCAAACCGACTTCTCTCGCCAACATTACAAGGAATTCCTTCAGGTCAGCCCCTCGCAGGGGGACTGCGTCTCGGACAAAGCCCAGAGGAATCTCCCGGGCTGGGGCGCCGACGGAAGGGGAGGGGCCAGAGCCTCGGCCCTCAAGCCGCCTCCCATTTCCCAGTACGGCTCGCCAGCCAAACCGTACTGGTCGCCCACCGCCTCAAGTTTCACCAAAGTACTGCCCAAATCCGCCGACCACTGGCGGCCCGCCTCCACACAGCCGGTATATAAACTCGCCCACCAGCCTCACTCTAAGCGACCCATGCCCGAGGAGTCTTTGAGCCACATGAAGAAAGCCATGTACACGTTGCGTTTCCCGGACAAGAAGGAGAAATCCAAGCCGGTATTGGCCAAGCCGCTTCCCGCACCGCAGCCTCTGTTGCATCCTCACCCTGGTTTGCCCTACCTGCCCCCACCGTACGACAGAACCGGCAGGGGCGATCTGTCAGAGCCCCACCTAAAGGCACTCCCCATTCATCCAGCCCTGATCCAGGCCCCCTTAAACCTTCCCCAGTCTCAGGGCCACCTCGCGCACCGCCTTCCGCTGGGACCCATCTACCCTGCCGCGTACGAATCCACCCTGCGGGCTTACCCGTACTCCGTGCCGATTTGGCATCCTCACGCGACGTACAGCATGGCGAATTTGCAGCCTTTCTACCCCAACACCAGGCTATAG
- the cox5bb gene encoding cytochrome c oxidase subunit 5B1, translating to MASRLLVRTAVRAACARSAVPVQAMTRGMSSGGIPTDEEQATGLEKIVMRATKQGSDPYSMFKPKEYAGSKQDPHLVPSVTSKRIVGCVCEEDNTAIVWFWLHQGEPQRCPSCGAHYKLVPHELPH from the exons ATGGCGTCCAGGCTGCTCGTCCGAACCGCGGTCCGTGCCGCTTGTGCACGTTCTGCTGTTCCCGTTCAGGCTATGACCCGAGGAATGTCATCTGGAG GCATTCCAACCGACGAAGAGCAAGCAACCGGTCTGGAAAAGATTGTTATGCGTGCTACAAAACAGGGCTCG GACCCGTACAGCATGTTCAAGCCAAAGGAGTACGCTGGTTCCAAACAAGACCCTCACCTGGTGCCCTCTGTCACCAGCAAGAGGAttgttggctgtgttt gtgAGGAGGACAACACCGCAATCGTGTGGTTCTGGCTCCATCAGGGCGAACCACAGCGCTGTCCATCCTGTGGAGCCCATTACAAACTGGTCCCTCACGAGCTGCCCCACTAA
- the gins4 gene encoding DNA replication complex GINS protein SLD5 produces MSDVLSDAGDLSGEEESQEDVLTPAELIARLEEAWLNEKFSPELLENKSEMVECVMEQLTHMEQNLQRVKKGDLKAGIHRVEIDRIRFVLSSYLRSRIQKIEKFFPHVLEKEKSRGDGDPSFLSPEEFAFAKEYLANTETYLKAVALRHMPPNLQTVDMLKAVPEPCLDSFVFLRVKERQENILVEPETDEQSEYVVDLDEGSQHLMRYRTIAPLVASGAVQLI; encoded by the exons ATGTCAGATGTGTTATCGGATGCTGGTGACCTTAGCGGAGAAGAGGAGTCCCAAGAAGATGTTTTGACCCCCGCGGAACTCATTGCCAGACTGGAAGAG GCATGGCTGAATGAGAAGTTTTCTCCGGAGCTACTGGAAAACAAGTCTGAGatggtggagtgtgtgatggagCAACTAACACACATG GAGCAGAATCTACAGAGAGTGAAGAAGGGAGATTTGAAAGCTGGCATCCATCGCGTGGAGATCGACCGCATCCGCTTTGTCCTCAGCAGCTACCTGCGTTCGCGCATACAGAAG ATAGAGAAGTTCTTCCCTCACGTCTTAGAGAAGGAGAAGTCTCGCGGGGATGGCGACCCCTCGTTTCTGTCTCCAGAGGAGTTTGCATTTGCAAAAGA ATACTTGGCCAATACGGAGACTTACCTAAAGGCTGTGGCTTTGAGACACATGCCTCCGAATCTACAGACTGTGGACATGCTGAAAGCAG TTCCGGAACCGTGTTTGGACTCGTTTGTGTTCTTGCGAGTCAAGGAGAGGCAGGAGAACATTCTGGTGGAACCCGAGACCGACGAACAGAG CGAGTACGTGGTTGACCTGGATGAGGGCTCCCAGCACCTGATGCGGTATCGCACCATAGCGCCCCTAGTGGCCAGCGGCGCAGTGCAGCTCATCTAA